A stretch of the Lactuca sativa cultivar Salinas chromosome 9, Lsat_Salinas_v11, whole genome shotgun sequence genome encodes the following:
- the LOC111879354 gene encoding putative calcium-transporting ATPase 11, plasma membrane-type, whose amino-acid sequence MVESYLGDEFHLPPKNPSDEALKNWRKACYLVKNRSRRFRHVADLPKRSIHRDRISKIKENLRVSFYTVRAALRFMDGAPHLENHQTPDAKASDIRNNPDNLASMVQNYSIKTLRSLGGVDGVAKAIDVSIDEGVKSTDLSIRQDTYGVNKYTEKPSKSFFMFVWEALHDLTLIILIVCAVVSIGVGLATEGFPDGIYDGLGILLSILLVVTVTAVSDYRQSLQFKDLDKEKKKISCHVTRDGYRKKVSIYDLVVGDVVHLSIGDQVPADGIFISGYSLLIDESSLTGESRAVNVDETKPFLLGGTKVQDGSAKMLIAAVGMRTEWGKLMETLSEEGETETPLQVKLNGVATIIGKIGLIFAVLTFLVLTIRFLIEKALRQEFSSWNSSDALTMLDYFATAVTIIVVAVPEGLPLAVTLSLAFAMKKLMNDKALVRHLSACETMGSSTNICTDKTGTLTTNHMVVDKIYVSGKTKDVNDPPELPENVLTILLQCIFECTCSEVVKGTDGKTSILGTPTESAILEYGLHLGGDFGTVRSEIKLLKMEPFNSSKKRMSVITKLPGGQIRAFIKGASEIVLGMCDKLLDGSGESVVMSEEKVRFITSVINGFASNALRTLCLAYVDVEGEGEFDMKKELPNCGYTLIAVVGIKDPLRPGVKEAVETCLAAGITVRMVTGDNINTARAIARECGILTDGGLAIEGPVFRAKSDEEKRKLAPSIQVMARSSPTDKLKLVEHLRGLSEVVAVTGDGTNDAPALHESDIGFAMGIAGTEVAKEQADVIVLDDDFATIVKVAKWGRAVYINIQKFVQFQLTVNIVALMINFVSACITGSAPLTAVQLLWVNLIMDTLGALALATEPPNDGLMNRPPVKRTESFITKTMWRNIIGQSVYQMAVLFVLNFAGKSILNLDSTEILNTFIFNTFVFCQVFNEVNSRDIHKINVFRGMLSSWIFVGVMVSTVVFQVIIVEFLGTFASTVPLDWELWALSIAIGFLSMPIAIVLKCIPVEKSPVKHPKHPDGYVIIPGGPEGV is encoded by the exons ATGGTGGAAAGCTACCTAGGCGACGAGTTTCATCTTCCGCCTAAGAATCCGTCGGATGAAGCACTGAAGAACTGGCGCAAAGCCTGCTACCTCGTCAAGAACCGTAGCCGAAGATTCCGGCATGTCGCAGACCTCCCTAAGCGGTCTATTCATCGGGATAGGATTTCCAAAATCAAG GAAAACCTGCGGGTTAGCTTTTACACTGTGAGAGCAGCATTGCGATTTATGGATG GCGCTCCTCATTTAGAAAATCATCAAACACCAGATGCAAAAGCCTCCGACATCCGTAATAATCCAGATAACCTCGCATCCATGGTTCAAAACTATAGCATCAAAACGTTACGATCGCTGGGTGGAGTTGATGGAGTCGCTAAAGCCATAGACGTATCTATAGATGAAGGCGTCAAATCCACGGATTTATCCATTAGACAAGACACTTACGGCGTCAACAAATACACAGAAAAGCCTTCGAAAAGCTTTTTTATGTTCGTCTGGGAGGCTCTTCATGATCTAACTCTCATCATCCTTATAGTCTGTGCAGTTGTTTCCATAGGTGTAGGCCTCGCCACGGAAGGCTTTCCAGATGGAATATACgatggattgggaatccttcttaGTATTTTACTAGTAGTTACCGTTACTGCCGTTAGCGACTACAGACAATCCTTACAATTCAAGGATTTAGACAAGGAAAAGAAGAAGATTTCATGTCACGTAACCAGAGATGGATACCGGAAAAAGGTGTCGATTTACGATTTGGTTGTCGGAGACGTCGTCCATTTATCAATCGGCGATCAAGTTCCGGCCGATGGAATATTCATATCTGGATACAGTTTGTTGATCGACGAATCTAGTTTGACCGGAGAGAGCCGTGCAGTCAACGTAGACGAGACTAAACCGTTTCTTCTCGGTGGGACCAAAGTCCAAGACGGCTCAGCCAAGATGCTTATAGCCGCCGTCGGGATGAGAACCGAATGGGGAAAATTAATGGAAACTTTAAGCGAAGAGGGAGAAACCGAAACCCCACTTCAAGTCAAATTAAACGGCGTCGCTACAATCATCGGTAAAATCGGTTTGATCTTCGCAGTGTTGACTTTTCTTGTCTTGACTATCCGGTTCTTAATAGAAAAAGCATTGCGACAAGAGTTTTCAAGCTGGAATTCGAGTGACGCATTAACTATGTTAGACTATTTTGCCACTGCAGTAACCATTATCGTTGTTGCTGTCCCGGAAGGACTGCCATTAGCCGTGACTTTAAGTCTCGCGTTTGctatgaaaaaattgatgaacGACAAGGCACTCGTGAGACATCTATCTGCATGTGAAACAATGGGTTCTTCCACTAACATATGCACCGATAAAACCGGGACATTAACCACGAATCATATGGTCGTCGACAAAATATACGTATCCGGTAAGACAAAAGACGTAAACGACCCTCCGGAACTCCCTGAAAACGTGTTGACCATTCTGTTACAGTGTATATTCGAATGTACATGTTCCGAAGTGGTCAAGGGTACCGATGGAAAAACTTCAATTCTAGGCACTCCTACCGAATCCGCGATATTGGAATATGGATTACATTTAGGTGGTGATTTTGGGACAGTTCGTAGCGAGATTAAGCTACTAAAAATGGAGCCGTTTAATTCTTCCAAAAAGAGAATGTCGGTCATTACGAAACTGCCTGGCGGGCAGATACGCGCCTTTATCAAAGGCGCGTCTGAAATAGTATTAGGAATGTGTGACAAGTTATTGGATGGAAGTGGAGAAAGTGTTGTAATGTCGGAAGAGAAAGTGAGATTTATTACGAGTGTTATAAATGGATTTGCCAGTAATGCTTTGAGGACTCTTTGTTTGGCTTATGTTGATGTGGAAGGGGAAGGTGAGTTTGATATGAAAAAAGAGTTGCCAAATTGTGGGTATACGCTGATTGCGGTTGTTGGTATTAAGGATCCGCTTAGGCCAGGGGTTAAGGAAGCAGTGGAGACTTGTTTAGCAGCTGGGATTACTGTTCGTATGGTTACGGGTGATAATATTAACACGGCTCGAGCCATTGCCAGGGAATGTGGTATACTGACTGATGGTGGGTTAGCCATTGAAGGGCCAGTGTTTCGAGCTAAATCAGATGAAGAAAAGCGTAAACTAGCACCGAGCATTCAG GTAATGGCTAGATCATCACCAACAGACAAGTTAAAGCTTGTAGAGCATTTGAGGGGTCTGTCTGAAGTTGTTGCAGTCACGGGTGATGGGACAAATGATGCTCCAGCTTTACATGAATCAGATATCGGATTCGCCATGGGTATAGCAGGAACAGAG GTTGCAAAAGAACAAGCTGATGTAATCGTGTTGGATGATGATTTTGCAACAATCGTAAAAGTAGCAAAATGGGGACGTGCAGTTTACATAAACATTCAGAagtttgttcagtttcagttaaCTGTCAACATCGTTGCTCTAATGATTAATTTTGTTTCAGCCTGCATTACAG GGTCTGCACCCCTTACTGCTGTACAGTTGCTATGGGTGAACCTGATCATGGACACTTTAGGTGCGTTGGCTCTAGCCACCGAACCACCAAATGATGGACTCATGAACAGACCACCTGTTAAACGAACCGAAAGTTTTATTACAAAGACCATGTGGCGCAATATTATTGGCCAAAGTGTTTACCAAATGGCTGTCCTATTCGTCTTGAATTTCGCTGGAAAATCCATTCTCAATTTGGACTCAACTGAAATCCTCAATACTTTCATCTTCAACACCTTCGTCTTCTGTCAG GTCTTTAATGAAGTAAACAGCCGGGACATTCATAAGATAAATGTGTTTCGTGGCATGTTGAGCAGTTGGATTTTCGTTGGTGTCATGGTGTCTACTGTTGTTTTTCAGGTTATTATTGTTGAGTTCCTTGGCACTTTTGCAAGCACTGTGCCACTAGACTGGGAACTCTGGGCACTTAGCATTGCAATTGGGTTCTTGAGCATGCCAATTGCCATTGTTTTGAAGTGCATTCCTGTTGAGAAGTCACCCGTGAAACACCCCAAACACCCTGATGGTTACGTTATCATCCCTGGTGGCCCAGAAGGTGTTTGA
- the LOC111879355 gene encoding UDP-URONIC ACID TRANSPORTER 1, protein MLPTTSSSSSISQSSSNQFVFVSLLIFLWYSSNIGVLLLNKFLLSSYGFRFPIFLTMCHMSASGILSYISIVFLKVVPFQKIKSRSQFLRIATLSVVFCGSVVGGNISLRFLPVSFNQAIGATTPFFTALFAYMMTFKREAWITYGALVPVVTGVVIASGGEPSFQLYGFIMCISATAARAFKSVLQGILLSSEGEKLNSMNLLLYMSPMAVVFLLPTALLMEPDVLDATIALGLKHRFMWLLLSVNSTMAYAANLTNFLVTKHTSALTLQVLGNAKGAVAVVISILIFRNPVTPLGIAGYSLTVMGVIAYGEAKRRYK, encoded by the exons ATGTTACCTACgacctcctcatcatcatcaatCTCACAATCATCATCAAACCAATTTGTGTTCGTCTCATTACTCATATTCCTCTGGTACTCATCAAACATCGGCGTTCTTCTCCTCAACAAGTTCTTGCTCTCCAGTTATGGCTTCAGATTCCCAATTTTCCTCACAATGTGTCATATGTCAGCTTCCGGCATCCTCAGCTACATCTCCATTGTGTTCCTCAAAGTTGTGCCATTTCAGAAGATCAAATCTAGGTCGCAGTTTTTAAGGATTGCGACCCTGAGTGTTGTTTTTTGTGGGTCGGTTGTCGGAGGGAATATTTCTCTCAGATTTCTTCCGGTTTCCTTCAATCAAGCCATCGGTGCAACGACGCCGTTTTTCACCGCCCTGTTTGCCTATATGATGACCTTCAAAAGAGAAGCATGGATTACTTATGGTGCTCTTGTTCCTGTTGTTACTGGCGTTGTGATTGCAAGCGGG GGTGAACCAAGTTTTCAGCTGTATGGATTTATCATGTGCATAAGTGCAACTGCTGCTAGGGCCTTCAAGTCTGTTCTTCAGGGTATCCTACTTTCTTCAGAGGG GGAGAAGTTAAATTCAATGAACCTTTTGCTTTATATGTCCCCAATGGCTGTTGTGTTTTTATTGCCAACAGCACTTTTAATGGAACCAGATGTGTTAGATGCCACCATTGCTCTCGGGTTAAAGCATAGATTCATGTGGTTACTGCTTTCTGTGAATTCAACCATGGCTTATGCTGCTAACTTGACCAATTTCTTGGTCACCAAGCACACAAGTGCACTAACTCTTCAG GTATTAGGGAATGCTAAAGGTGCTGTAGCGGTTGTTATCTCAATACTCATTTTCCGTAATCCGGTTACCCCTTTAGGTATAGCTGGCTACTCCTTGACTGTTATGGGTGTGATTGCTTATGGAGAAGCCAAAAGGAGATACAAATGA